AGGATGAGCAGGGCAGATTCGACTTCAAATGTGCCAAAGGCGCCACCTTCGGCATGACCCAACTGCTCTATTCGGATGCGATCGTGGACTTCCTGCGTGACTTCGCCCAGGCCAGTGCATCTCGGCCGGAGATCCTGCTGTCCTTCGGATTCGTACCGAAGATGGAGGCACAGGTGGGTCTCATCGATTGGTTGATCCGGGATCCTGGTAACGCAGCCGTGGCAGTGGAGCAGAATTTCGTGAAGCGGCTCGCCGCAGGCGATCCGGCCACCAAACGTGTTCTGCTGCTTGATCTGTACAAGAAGGTCATCGACGGTCTGGTGGACCTCGGGTTCCCGCTGAGTCTGCATTTCGAGGCACCCTACGGTGTGAGCGCGCCCGCATTCGACACTCTCGCCGAGATGCTCGCCTACTGGTCGCCGAGATGATGGCGCGAACCCGTGACATGCCGATGCGGGTCATGGGCATTCTGAACTCGACACCGGACTCATTCTGGGCGGAAAGCAGATTCGGCACCGTAGGGCGCGCAGTGCAGGCGGGTCGCGCGATGTTCGGTGACGGTGCGTGGGCGATCGACGTAGGAGGCGAATCTACCCGGCCGGGTGCGGTTCCGGTGTCGGTCGGCGAAGAGCTCGATCGCGTCATACCGATCATCACCGACCTCGCGGAGTGCGGAGTCGTATCCGTCGATACCCGTAATCGCGAGGTCGCCGAGGAAGCGGTGCGCGCCGGGGCGCAGATCATCAACGATGTCTCCGGCAAGCTCTACGATCTGGCAGGGCGGCTCCGGGTCGGGTACGTGAGCATGCACGCGCACACTGTGCCGGTGTCGGCCGACGGCTACCCGCAATACGCCGATGTGACCGCGGAAGTCAAGGCGTTCGTGGAGGGTACTGCCGGAGCCGCCTTCGCAGCCGGTGCCCGCCCGGTATGGGTTGATCCAGGAATAGGTTTCGGGAAATCGCCTGCCGACAACCTGGAACTGCTGCGCCGGCTGCCCGAGCTGTGCGGTGGACCGTTTCCGGTTCTGCTCGGAGTGAGTCGCAAATCGTTTCTCGGAGACGTCACCGGCCGGGGCGTCGACGGTCGGTTGGCGGCTTCCCTTGCCGTGCTGGGACCCGCGTGGTCGGCTGGTGTGGATACCGTTCGGGTGCACGATGTCCCAGAAACCGTCGACACCATCAAGGTGATCGAAGCGCTCGCGGTGTGACGAACGATTGCGCCCCGGAATCGTGATGATTCCGGGGCGCAACCGCGGTCATTGCTCGGAGCGTACTGCCTTCGCAGCTTCCACCATGTGCCGCAGGGACTCGATGACCTCGTCGTTCTTGCGGGTCTTGAGTCCGCAGTCCGGGTTGACCCAAAGCCGCTCTGCCGGAACGGCAGCCAGCGCCTCGCGGAGTGCCATGATCATCTCGTCGGTCGCGGGGACGCGGGGGGAATGGATGTCGTATACGCCCGGCCCCACCCCATTGCCGAAGCCGACGGCATTCAGGTCATCGAGCACCTCCATGTGCGAACGCGCCGCCTCGATGGAGGTCACATCGGCGTCGAGGTCGGCGATCGCCTTGATTACCTCACCGAACTCGGAATAGCATAGGTGCGTGTGGATCTGGGTGTCATCACGCACGCCCGCGGTCGATAGCTTGAATGCCTCCACCGACCACTTCAGATATTCCTGCTTCTCCTTGGAACGCAGCGGAAGCAGTTCACGCAGTGCGGGCTCGTCCACTTGGATGATGGCGATACCCGCCTGCTCCAGATCCACCGTCTCGTCCCGAATGGCCAGTGCGACCTGTGCTGCCGTATCGGCCAGCGGCTGGTCGTCGCGCACAAACGACCATGCCAGAATGGTCACCGGTCCGGTGAGCATGCCCTTGACGGGTTTGGTGGTCAGCGACTGGGCGTAGGTGGCCCACTCCACCGTCATCGGTTTGGGGCGGAATACATCTCCGAACAACACGGGCGGCCGCACGCAGCGGGAGCCGTAGGATTGCACCCAGCCGTTCTGGGTGGCGAAGAATCCCTCCAGCTGCTCGGCGAAGTACTGCACCATGTCGTTGCGTTCCGGCTCGCCGTGCACCAGCACGTCGATGTCGAGCTCCTCCTGCAGCTTGATGACGGCGGCGACCTCATCACGCATTATCTGCTCATACTGAGTCGCGTCGATCCTGCCGGCACGGAGATCCGCACGCGCAACCCGGATCTCGGTGGTCTGCGGGTAGGACCCGATGGTCGTGGTCGGCAGCGGTGGCAAGTTGAGCCGTGCCTGCTGAGCGGCGTGCCGGTCGGCGGCCGGGCCTCGGTTGGAGGCGCCGGTGGACTGGATTTCGGCGATGCGCGACCGGACACCTGCGTTGTTGAGGCGCGGGTCGGCCTTGCGTGAGGCCACCGCGGCGTTGGACGCCTCGACCTCGGCGGCGATCGCTTCGCGGCCCTGCGACAGACCCTTGGACAGGGCCACCACTTCGGCCACCTTCTCGGCGCCGAAGGCCAGCCAGCTACGCAGCGCGTCGTCGAGTTCGGTCTCCGCCTCCAGCGAGTAGGGCACGTGCAGGGTCGAGCACGACGTCGAGACAACGACCTTGCCGGCCAATCCGAGCAGGGGAGCCAGCTTGGCCAGCGCTACCTCCAGGTCGGTCCGCCAGATGTTGCGGCCGTCGACGACCCCGGCGACGACGGTCTTCTGTGCAAGCTCGGGCACCGCGGCCAGTGCGTCCACGCCGCCGTAGACGAGGTCGACACCGATGGCCTCGATCGGTGTGCGGGCCAGCGCCGGCAGGGCATCGGTCAGTTCACCGAAGTAGGTGGCGACGAAGATTGCCGGCCGCTTGGTCAGACCGCCGAGTCGGGAGTACACGTTTTCGGCGAGCGCCCCGGCATTGTCGACGTTGTCGGTGACCAGCACCGGCTCGTCGATCTGGACCCATCCGACGCCCTTGTCGGCGAGCAGCTCCAGCAAGTCGGCGTAGATACCGACGAGTTCGTCCAGCCGTCCGATGGGTGCGCCGGCACCGTCGACGGCCTTGCTCAGCGCCAGATACGTGATGGGACCGACGATCACCGGACGCGTCGCGATACCCATCGATGTCGCCTCGTCCAGCTCGGCGAGAATCTTGGCGGGGTTCAGCGTGAAGGTGGTGTCCGGGCCGATCTCGGGGACGATGTAGTGGTAGTTGGTGTCGAACCACTTCGTCATCTCCAGGGGGGCGATATCGACACCGTCATAGGTGCCGCCACGGGCCGCGGCGAAGAAGCGGTCCAGGTCGTCGGCTACACCGGCCACCCGCGGCGGCAGGGTGCCCAGCAGAACCGACTGATCGAGCATGTGGTCGTAGTAGGAGAAGGTATTGACCGGAATGGAATCCAGTCCGGCGTCGGCAAGTTGCCGCAATGTGTTGCCGCGCAGGGTGGCGGCGACCGCGTCGAGTTCGGCTCGACCGATCTTGTCCGACCAATATTTCTCGACCGCACGCTTGAGTTCGCGGTTCGGCCCGATGCGCGGTGAGCCCAGCACGGTGGCGGTGAACAAAGGGGCAGATTGTGTTGTCACGCAGAGTCCTTCAACAACGATGGAGAGCCCACCGCCCACAGGAACGTGCAACCGAGGCCACCGCGGGTATGCCGAGGCAGCTGTCGGCCATACGCCCAGTCCACGAGGCGATGCGCCGCCGAGCGCGGCGCGCTCGACACAGCTGGCAGGTCTTCGGACTCACAGGCGCACACCCAATGGGTGTTCCTAGTGGCCGTCGCTTCCCGGTGCTGCGCACCAGTGCCATTGACGGCGGTCGTTCCTGCATACCGCTGCGGGACAGTCCCGGATTCCCACCGGGTTCCCTCTCACCACGGGTCGATGCCGACCGCGTGACTCGATGCCGACAGCGCAGAACTCACGCCGTCAGCAGACCAGTTGCAGGTGGAACTGTACCGGTATGAGGTCCGGCCATCGACCGCTCCGAGTCGCCCAAACCCGATGTGCCGACTGGTCGCCCCACCTGATGTTTCGATGCGGCAACCGTGTCCGGTGAGAACGCCGCACGTCACGGCCTCTTTCGGGGCTGAGAGCGCACTCAGCGAGCCATGAGGTTGGCGCGGCTTTGCGCGAAATCCGCCGCGGCTGGTTATGGTCGGCTGTGCCTGAATTCGATCGACGCAGTGCGATGTTGATGCTCGGACTCGGTGCGGCGGCCGCCGCGCTCCCCGCCGCGACCGCCCACGGCGAGCCATTACCCGGTGATCTGGGCCCCGGGCCGGGGGCTCCCACACCCGAAGCGGCGGCGCCGCCCATCCTGTGGCAGGACGAATTCAACGGTCCGGCCGGGTCACCGCCGGACCCCGCGTCGTGGTTCATCGTCCCGCAGCGTGAAACCATCCGGAACCCGGTCGAGTGGGACAAGCCTTTCAACATGGGCCGCTATGTCACCGACCAGGAACACGTGTTCCAGGACGGCAACGGCAACCTGGTCATCCGCGCCACCGAGGGGCCGGGTGCCAATATCCAGGAGAAGTTCGCCAGCGCCAAGATCATCGGTAACTGGCGGGGCGGAGTGGGGACGACCTGGGAGGCGCGCGTCAAACTGAACTGCCTGACCAACGGCGCGTGGCCGGCCTTCTGGTTGATCAACGACAATCCGGTGCGCGGCGGCGAGGTCGACCTGTTCGAGTGGTACGGCAATCAGGATTGGCCGTCGGGCACCACCGTTCACGCGCGGCTGGACGGCACCCAGTTCCAGACGTTCAAACACCCCATCGACAGCAATTGGCACACCTGGCGGATGACGTGGAAGCCCGAGGGCATGTACTTCTGGCGCGATTACGAACCGGGCATGGAACCGTTCTGGACGGTTCGCGCGAATTCGTTGGGAGAATGGCCGTTCAACGATCCGGGCTTCACGATGGCTCCGGTGTTCAACATCGCCATCGGTGGTTCCGGTGGCCGTGAGCCAGCTGGCGGCAACTATCCCGCCGAGATGCTGATCGACTGGATCCGGGTCTTCTGACCACTGGATTACCAAGTCTGGCACGGCGAACGAAACCGGCCGTGGCGGCGAGTGCGCCGCCCCGGCCGGTATCGCCGTGCCTACTCGGTCGAACCGGCGTCCGAGCCCGTGGACCCGTTGTCGCTGGATCCGGACGAATCCGTGGTGGAATTCGCTGTTGTTGAGCTTGAGTCGGTATCAGTCGACCCCGTTCCCGAACCCGACGAACGGGTGGTCGAGTCGTTCGTCACCGCGTCTTGCCCGCCGGTGCTGTCGGCCGTGTTCGCGGTGTCGGTGTCGGCCGTGTCGGCCGTGTCCGACTCAGCGGTCGTCGTCCGTGAGGTGGCGGTCCGAGGGGTGGTGCTCTCGGGCTCGGCCTGAGTGGCCTCGATGACCGCCGCCCGCGACGAATCGGTGCTCTCCAACGCGGGATCGGTTGCGCTGGTGGGTGTGTCGACCTCATTGTCGATCGTTGCGGTCGTGGTACGCCACGTCGTGGCGGGTTCGGTCGTTCCCGCGACGGGTTGTGTCGTGGTGGTGGCGGTATCGGCCGGCTGGCCCCAGGCCGCCGCCCAGTTGGCCGCCGCTTCGGCCAGGGCTGCCTGCCAATTCGCCACTGCCTCGGCCACCGGATCGGCCGGCGTCGGCTCCTCGACCACGGGAGCCTCCGGCAGCACCGGAGCGTCCGGCAACTCCTCCAGCGTCGGCAGTTCCTCCACCGGGATGCCACCTTCCGGGACGTGGCCATTCTCGGCGATCCAAGCCTGGACCACAGTGGCGGCCTGTTTGGGGGTGTAGTTGTCGCGGAACAGGCCCCAGGTGTCCTCGACCTCGTTCGAACCAGAATCCCGGTCGACCAACGAGTAGATGAATTGTGGCCCCACGCCGTCGAGTTCGGACCAGGTCGTCATGAAGTCGTCGATGAACTCGGCCTGCTGGGCCTCGGAGACATAGGACGTGGGCAGGCCGTACTCGCTTGTCCACACGGTCTTGTCGCCGTCACCGTACTGCGCCATGAGGTCCTGCATGGCCTGCAACTGTCCGACCGCCGATATCTCATTGCCGAAGCCGTCGCCGAACTTCCAATCGTAGTTGTACGGGTGGTAGGACAGCGCGTCGAAATATCCCGCTGCGCCGCTTTCGTACATCGTCTCGACGAAGTCGACGGGATTGATGTTCACCCCACCCCAGCTGAGTCCGGCGGTGACCACACCACCGACGACGGTGCCAGTGGGGTCGACCTCCTTGACCGCCGTGTACCCGGCCTTCAACAACTCGGTGTAGGCGGCCGGATCCGGACGCGGACTCCAGAACACGAAACTCTGTGGCTCATTCCAGATTTCGTATGCGGAGATACGGGCGGTTTCCGGGTCACCCGCACCGGCGCCGTACCGTTCGGCCAACGCGCCCATGAAGTTGCCGAAATCCTCGGGGTCGCGCGGCGCACCGTAGGCCGAGTCCTGGACATCCGATGCCCAGGTCGGGGTGCTCGTGACAGCGCCCATCACGGCGATCCCGCGTTCATAGGCGGCATCGACCACCTTGTCCACCTCACTCCAGTTGTAGACCCCGGGTGCAGGCTCCACGGCTCGCCACGGCACGAAGATCCGAACCTGCGTGACGCCGAGGGATTGCATGGTGTCCAATGCGACCTCCACCTCGGCCGGCGTCATGAAGTACAGCTCGGATTCGGCGATGCCGACGGCGTTGGGAGAGGTATCAATGGCCGCGGCGAGCGCCACCTGGGCTGATACCTGTCGGACATCCTGCGTCGGTGGAGGCGCAGTGCCGGTCGGGATCGCCGCTGCGACCAGGGTCACTGCAAACAATGGCGCTGCTACTGAGCAAAGTGGCTTTGCTGATCGCTGCCAGGGCCCCCACATGATGCCTTCTCCCAACTTCCGAGATCTCGGATAATCGTGATGTGATACGGATCACTCCGCTGAACACTCGAGAAGTACCCGGCCATTTTTGTCGTTAATCCAAGAAGTTCAGAAAACTCTCTATAAAGGCGTATCAACTGCTTGCATATTTGCGTAGTCACAGTTGAAAGTCGTAATGAGCACGTTGGAGACCAGGTAGGGGCCAGATCTCCGCGAAAGCCGCATAGCGAAAAATATTGGCCGAAGGGCGGGTCCAAATTGCGCAGCACAGTACCGATAGTGAAATTATCAAGATTGAAAATTGCACTGGGTGAACAATTGTTCTGCACGCTTGGTGCCGCGCTCGGCAATTTGCCACGATTGCAACCGTGGTGGAAAGTGCCCAGTCGGGAGCCCGCGTCAGGGGCCGTGGGTCTTGGCGAACTGGCGGATTGGGACAGTTGGGGCTATAGGCCCAGTTGAGCGCGTACCGCGGGGATGCCCACGAGTTCGATGTCGTCGCGCCGTTGCGCAGTCCACTGCGCCCGGTCCATGGCGAAGGACAGCATCGTGTCGGGTTTGTCGCGGCGCAGCGCCAAGTCTGCGCCGGTGTAGGTGTATGGCAGCGAGCGGGTCACGCCAAGTGACGCGAGATTGTCATGCCATGCCCGGGTCGTCGCACGTTCGCCGCCGAGGCCGGCGAACAGCAGGTGCAGCGCAGCGTGCCGCATCTCCAAGCCCAGTCCGCGGCCCTGGAATTCGAGGCCCAACCAGGACCCCGTGCCGGCGACACGCATGGTGGGGAAATTGGTGGCGGTCAACGTGCACATCCCCACCAGTCGATGCTCTCGATCCAATGCGGCCAGCACCATGTCCCAGTTGTCGGCACAGATGTTCGCTCTGCAGCGCCAGTAGTACTGCATCGCATTGCGCTGCAACAGATTGGTCGGTGCATCTGTCCACGGCTCGGAGAACGGCATGGTGCTCGGATCGTGAATGCCGCGGGCGGCCAACTCGGCAAGGCGAAATCCGAGATCGTCGGTGACGTAGGCCAGGGTCAGCCGCGGTGTGCGCACGCGAAGGTCGAACAGCGGCCAGATCGCACTCATGAGTCCATGTCATCTCGTGGTGGGGGTGCAGCGCAACCGGATAACCAGGCGGATGGCGCGCGTCGATGTTGATCCCTGCGACGAAATGGGTATCCGCCCGGCGAGGCGCTGAAGAAAGCGGCGTTTGACCTGGGACGGCAGCGGGCATTGCAGCCCGGCAGTGCTGACCCGTTGACCCGCGAGAGGCAAAGATGACTACCGCTTACCCGTTTGACGGCGAATCCCGACTGGTGACCATGGTGACCGACGGCGTATACGCGCCGCAGGAGGATTCTCGGTTGCTGGTGGAAACCATGGACAAGAGCGGACTAGCCCTGGGAAGCAAGGTGGCCGACCTGTGTACCGGCAGTGGCGTGGCGGCGATCAATGCTGCGGCGCAGGGTGCGTCGAGCGTCTCGGCATTCGATATCTGTCCACGGGCGGTGCGCTGCGCTCGTGCCAACGCCGAGATCGCCGGTGCGTCGGTGGACGTGCATTTGGGCTCCTGGGCGCGCGCAACAGAATTCGGCCCATACGACTTGGTGGTCTGCAATCCCCCCTACGTTCCCCACGACCCGGCGCTGGACGTGCTACCCGCATCAGTCGGCCCGGCGCGCGCGTGGGATGCCGGTGGTGACGGCCGGATGGTGCTGGATCCGCTGTGCGCTGCCGTCCCCGACCTCTTGGCCGACGGTGGCAGCGTCCTGATCGTGCAGTCGGAGTTCGCGGATCCGCGAAGGACATTGGAGGCGTTATCGGCCGCGGGCCTCGACGCCGATGTGGTGGCATGGGAATGGATTCCGTTCGGGCCGGTCCTGACCACCCGGGCCCAGTGGCTGGAAGATACGGGCCGGCTGCAGCCGGGGCGGCGCGAAGAGGAGCTGCTGGTGATCAGGGCCGACAAGCCGTGAGCGAACAGGACTTTCGCACCGTGAGAGCGGTGCGCGGCGGGCCGGTACTGGTGCAGGGGCCGGTGTCGGTCGAACTCGCCGACGGCTCGACAATCGAGTCGGACCGGTTCATGGTCGCGATATGCGCCTGCGGACGCAGCAAGGACTATCCGCTGTGTGATACCAGCCACCGGCGACGCTGCCGGACGTCGGGAGCCAAGAAGGCGGCATCAGCGGACCCGTCGGCCAGCAACGCTGAGCACTGAACTCGGCTGACCACCATGACGAAGCGGGCCGGATAGCAACTCCGGCCCGCTTCGTCATGTCAGTGACTGCTCAGTCGAGCGGACGCCGCAACGAACTCTGGTTCTGTTCCCAGGACCGCAACATGTGGTCGGCCAGTTTGTCCTCGACGAACGCATGCGCGCGGATTCCGAACACGACATCCCGATCGAGATGCGGTTCGCGGGACAGTAGGTCACCCACCACGTCCGTGCGGACCACCTGTTCGTGCACGGCATCTGCCTCGACATGCTCGGCGTAGAAAGCAACGCATTCCTGCGGTGCGCCCAACCTCTGAAGTGCATCGACCAGGCGGCGGGAACCCGGAGGTGAAGTGATCTCGGTGGAGGCGAAGTGCCCCACCGCCGCTGCGCGGTGGCGACGGTGCAGACCGAACAGTGACATGAGATTCACGGCAGCGAGTGCCTCGGCCGGAACGATGTCGATATAGCCCAAATAGTCGGAATCCAGCTCTGCGGCGTCCATCAGGTCGGCGAACAGGCGCTGATGCAGGCGGGTACCGTTCCCGGCTCCGAACTCGTCGAACTCGACGGCGACGAACGCTGCCTTGGCCTGCCCGATGAGCCGCGGGATCGCCCAGGCGTGCGGGTCGCCCTCCTTCAAGTGGTAGAGCGAGCGGTGCACGAAGTACTCGCGCATCTGATCCCAGGTGCCCTTGTCGCACAGATGGTACGAAAGTCCGTCCCCGTCAACGGGTTCGACCGAGAGAGCATCCATTTCTGCCAGCGCCGACTCCTCGGGCCCGATC
This DNA window, taken from Mycolicibacterium neoaurum, encodes the following:
- a CDS encoding glycoside hydrolase family 16 protein, with protein sequence MLMLGLGAAAAALPAATAHGEPLPGDLGPGPGAPTPEAAAPPILWQDEFNGPAGSPPDPASWFIVPQRETIRNPVEWDKPFNMGRYVTDQEHVFQDGNGNLVIRATEGPGANIQEKFASAKIIGNWRGGVGTTWEARVKLNCLTNGAWPAFWLINDNPVRGGEVDLFEWYGNQDWPSGTTVHARLDGTQFQTFKHPIDSNWHTWRMTWKPEGMYFWRDYEPGMEPFWTVRANSLGEWPFNDPGFTMAPVFNIAIGGSGGREPAGGNYPAEMLIDWIRVF
- a CDS encoding CDGSH iron-sulfur domain-containing protein, which produces MSEQDFRTVRAVRGGPVLVQGPVSVELADGSTIESDRFMVAICACGRSKDYPLCDTSHRRRCRTSGAKKAASADPSASNAEH
- a CDS encoding HemK2/MTQ2 family protein methyltransferase, which produces MTTAYPFDGESRLVTMVTDGVYAPQEDSRLLVETMDKSGLALGSKVADLCTGSGVAAINAAAQGASSVSAFDICPRAVRCARANAEIAGASVDVHLGSWARATEFGPYDLVVCNPPYVPHDPALDVLPASVGPARAWDAGGDGRMVLDPLCAAVPDLLADGGSVLIVQSEFADPRRTLEALSAAGLDADVVAWEWIPFGPVLTTRAQWLEDTGRLQPGRREEELLVIRADKP
- the folP gene encoding dihydropteroate synthase, which codes for MMARTRDMPMRVMGILNSTPDSFWAESRFGTVGRAVQAGRAMFGDGAWAIDVGGESTRPGAVPVSVGEELDRVIPIITDLAECGVVSVDTRNREVAEEAVRAGAQIINDVSGKLYDLAGRLRVGYVSMHAHTVPVSADGYPQYADVTAEVKAFVEGTAGAAFAAGARPVWVDPGIGFGKSPADNLELLRRLPELCGGPFPVLLGVSRKSFLGDVTGRGVDGRLAASLAVLGPAWSAGVDTVRVHDVPETVDTIKVIEALAV
- the metE gene encoding 5-methyltetrahydropteroyltriglutamate--homocysteine S-methyltransferase encodes the protein MTTQSAPLFTATVLGSPRIGPNRELKRAVEKYWSDKIGRAELDAVAATLRGNTLRQLADAGLDSIPVNTFSYYDHMLDQSVLLGTLPPRVAGVADDLDRFFAAARGGTYDGVDIAPLEMTKWFDTNYHYIVPEIGPDTTFTLNPAKILAELDEATSMGIATRPVIVGPITYLALSKAVDGAGAPIGRLDELVGIYADLLELLADKGVGWVQIDEPVLVTDNVDNAGALAENVYSRLGGLTKRPAIFVATYFGELTDALPALARTPIEAIGVDLVYGGVDALAAVPELAQKTVVAGVVDGRNIWRTDLEVALAKLAPLLGLAGKVVVSTSCSTLHVPYSLEAETELDDALRSWLAFGAEKVAEVVALSKGLSQGREAIAAEVEASNAAVASRKADPRLNNAGVRSRIAEIQSTGASNRGPAADRHAAQQARLNLPPLPTTTIGSYPQTTEIRVARADLRAGRIDATQYEQIMRDEVAAVIKLQEELDIDVLVHGEPERNDMVQYFAEQLEGFFATQNGWVQSYGSRCVRPPVLFGDVFRPKPMTVEWATYAQSLTTKPVKGMLTGPVTILAWSFVRDDQPLADTAAQVALAIRDETVDLEQAGIAIIQVDEPALRELLPLRSKEKQEYLKWSVEAFKLSTAGVRDDTQIHTHLCYSEFGEVIKAIADLDADVTSIEAARSHMEVLDDLNAVGFGNGVGPGVYDIHSPRVPATDEMIMALREALAAVPAERLWVNPDCGLKTRKNDEVIESLRHMVEAAKAVRSEQ
- a CDS encoding GNAT family protein encodes the protein MSAIWPLFDLRVRTPRLTLAYVTDDLGFRLAELAARGIHDPSTMPFSEPWTDAPTNLLQRNAMQYYWRCRANICADNWDMVLAALDREHRLVGMCTLTATNFPTMRVAGTGSWLGLEFQGRGLGLEMRHAALHLLFAGLGGERATTRAWHDNLASLGVTRSLPYTYTGADLALRRDKPDTMLSFAMDRAQWTAQRRDDIELVGIPAVRAQLGL
- a CDS encoding cellulase family glycosylhydrolase; this translates as MTLVAAAIPTGTAPPPTQDVRQVSAQVALAAAIDTSPNAVGIAESELYFMTPAEVEVALDTMQSLGVTQVRIFVPWRAVEPAPGVYNWSEVDKVVDAAYERGIAVMGAVTSTPTWASDVQDSAYGAPRDPEDFGNFMGALAERYGAGAGDPETARISAYEIWNEPQSFVFWSPRPDPAAYTELLKAGYTAVKEVDPTGTVVGGVVTAGLSWGGVNINPVDFVETMYESGAAGYFDALSYHPYNYDWKFGDGFGNEISAVGQLQAMQDLMAQYGDGDKTVWTSEYGLPTSYVSEAQQAEFIDDFMTTWSELDGVGPQFIYSLVDRDSGSNEVEDTWGLFRDNYTPKQAATVVQAWIAENGHVPEGGIPVEELPTLEELPDAPVLPEAPVVEEPTPADPVAEAVANWQAALAEAAANWAAAWGQPADTATTTTQPVAGTTEPATTWRTTTATIDNEVDTPTSATDPALESTDSSRAAVIEATQAEPESTTPRTATSRTTTAESDTADTADTDTANTADSTGGQDAVTNDSTTRSSGSGTGSTDTDSSSTTANSTTDSSGSSDNGSTGSDAGSTE
- a CDS encoding iron-containing redox enzyme family protein, which encodes MTLATPRIEPLLPLPRGPLSLAVIELLNERAPVNHLSRVEASLGDADPYGLDLHLALYVCYELHYRGFDGVDPGWEWDAGLLHLRGRLESLFLAEVQRAVGPIGPEESALAEMDALSVEPVDGDGLSYHLCDKGTWDQMREYFVHRSLYHLKEGDPHAWAIPRLIGQAKAAFVAVEFDEFGAGNGTRLHQRLFADLMDAAELDSDYLGYIDIVPAEALAAVNLMSLFGLHRRHRAAAVGHFASTEITSPPGSRRLVDALQRLGAPQECVAFYAEHVEADAVHEQVVRTDVVGDLLSREPHLDRDVVFGIRAHAFVEDKLADHMLRSWEQNQSSLRRPLD